A region from the Cryptosporangium arvum DSM 44712 genome encodes:
- a CDS encoding MarR family winged helix-turn-helix transcriptional regulator codes for MTREPLTPDEIAFWRAFNRAMLALPRALDADLLHEQRFSMSEYSVLMFLSEAPGRRLRMSELAAACTLSLSGVSRIVTRLERAGLVVRERACDDGRGWDAVLTDDGFGRLEDAWPDHLASVRRNLFDHLEGLDLRRLTAAFERVAADAPPPTPCDEGGAC; via the coding sequence ATGACGCGAGAGCCCTTGACGCCGGACGAGATCGCGTTCTGGCGCGCCTTCAACCGGGCGATGCTCGCGCTGCCCCGTGCTCTCGACGCCGATCTGCTCCACGAACAGCGCTTCTCGATGAGCGAGTACAGCGTGCTGATGTTCCTGTCCGAGGCACCCGGACGGCGGCTGCGGATGAGCGAGCTCGCCGCCGCGTGCACGCTGTCGCTCAGCGGGGTGTCGCGGATCGTCACGCGGCTGGAGCGCGCGGGCCTGGTCGTGCGCGAACGGGCCTGTGACGACGGGCGCGGCTGGGACGCGGTGCTCACCGACGACGGATTCGGCCGGCTCGAGGACGCCTGGCCGGATCACCTGGCGAGCGTCCGCCGGAACCTGTTCGACCACCTGGAGGGGCTGGACCTGCGGCGCCTCACCGCGGCGTTCGAACGCGTCGCCGCCGACGCTCCCCCGCCGACGCCGTGCGACGAGGGGGGAGCGTGCTGA
- a CDS encoding NADPH-dependent F420 reductase: MRIGILGTGSLATALATGWSRAGHHITVGGRSPDKATALADTVGGHVRPVPDVAADADAVLLAVSWSGVPDMLRAAGPLDGVPLIDPTNAVDHGVGVLHASPAEHIAATVPGAHVVKAFHLFPSGVWTDPRDSTVTVVMCGDDQRALSVVGTLVTDVGGAPVVLGGLARARQLEEVAGFVIGLAFSGVDPRSAVPSAP, encoded by the coding sequence ATGCGGATCGGAATTCTCGGAACTGGTTCCCTCGCGACGGCTCTCGCGACCGGCTGGTCGCGCGCCGGGCATCACATCACCGTCGGTGGGCGGTCGCCGGACAAGGCCACCGCACTCGCCGACACGGTCGGCGGCCACGTCCGCCCGGTGCCGGACGTGGCCGCCGACGCTGACGCGGTTCTGCTCGCGGTCTCCTGGAGCGGTGTCCCGGACATGCTGCGTGCGGCCGGGCCGCTCGACGGTGTGCCGCTGATCGATCCGACGAACGCGGTCGACCACGGCGTCGGCGTCCTCCACGCGTCACCGGCCGAACACATCGCCGCGACGGTGCCGGGTGCGCACGTCGTGAAGGCGTTCCACCTCTTCCCGTCCGGCGTGTGGACCGACCCCCGCGACAGCACGGTGACCGTCGTGATGTGCGGTGACGATCAGCGCGCCCTGTCCGTCGTCGGAACGCTCGTCACCGACGTCGGAGGTGCGCCGGTCGTGCTGGGCGGCCTCGCTCGTGCGCGCCAGCTGGAAGAGGTCGCGGGCTTCGTCATCGGGCTGGCCTTCTCCGGCGTCGACCCCCGCTCGGCGGTCCCGTCCGCACCCTGA
- a CDS encoding TetR family transcriptional regulator: MPSLTRDQILWAAIRIADEEGADAVTLRRISSDLGVHVTSLYNHVPTRDAITDGMFEVLLAEAKLPTQPVPWEDWVRRFFAAIADIATTHPGAFHAVEHRPVQGSRATASFEIAIAAFVQAGFSTLDAYAAVKTVALLAAAVGWEKSKDARGEALETRLDDLSADAFPLVRSIAVTAQPEAAWTFAVETVIAGLRARLEQ; this comes from the coding sequence ATGCCTTCGCTGACGCGTGACCAGATCCTGTGGGCCGCGATCCGCATCGCCGACGAGGAGGGCGCGGACGCCGTCACGCTGCGCCGCATCAGCTCCGACCTCGGGGTGCACGTGACGTCCCTCTACAACCACGTGCCCACCCGCGACGCGATCACCGACGGCATGTTCGAGGTGCTTCTCGCCGAGGCGAAGCTGCCGACGCAGCCGGTGCCCTGGGAAGACTGGGTGAGGCGTTTCTTCGCCGCGATCGCCGACATCGCCACCACCCACCCCGGCGCGTTCCACGCCGTGGAACACCGGCCCGTTCAGGGATCGCGGGCCACGGCGTCGTTCGAGATCGCGATCGCCGCGTTCGTCCAAGCGGGCTTCTCCACGCTCGACGCGTACGCCGCGGTGAAGACCGTCGCGCTGCTCGCCGCCGCGGTGGGGTGGGAGAAGAGCAAGGACGCCCGGGGCGAAGCGCTGGAGACACGCCTCGACGACCTGTCGGCCGACGCCTTCCCGCTCGTCCGGTCGATCGCCGTCACCGCGCAGCCGGAGGCGGCCTGGACCTTCGCGGTCGAGACGGTGATCGCCGGCCTGCGCGCCCGCCTCGAGCAGTGA
- a CDS encoding NADPH-dependent FMN reductase produces MARIGIILGSTRPNRNGEQVAKWVLDVASQRGDAEYELVDLRDYPLPHLDEPIPASAGQYQNDHTKQWAEKIASFDGYVFVTPEYNHSTSGVLKNAIDYLYAEWNNKAAGIVSYGGVGGARAAEHLRLILGELQIADVRAQVAISIVTEFENFSVFKPNEYLAGSLATLLDQTVAWSTALQSVRKAPAGV; encoded by the coding sequence ATGGCCCGTATCGGGATCATCCTCGGCAGTACCCGTCCCAACCGGAACGGCGAGCAGGTGGCCAAGTGGGTCCTCGATGTCGCGTCGCAGCGCGGCGACGCCGAGTACGAGCTGGTCGACCTGCGCGACTACCCGCTTCCGCACCTGGACGAGCCGATTCCGGCGTCGGCCGGGCAGTACCAGAACGACCACACCAAGCAGTGGGCGGAGAAGATCGCCTCGTTCGACGGGTACGTGTTCGTCACGCCGGAGTACAACCACAGCACGTCCGGTGTGCTGAAGAACGCGATCGACTACCTGTACGCCGAGTGGAACAACAAGGCGGCCGGCATCGTCTCCTACGGTGGCGTCGGCGGGGCCCGGGCCGCCGAGCACCTGCGTCTGATCCTCGGTGAGCTGCAGATCGCCGACGTCCGCGCGCAGGTGGCGATCTCGATCGTCACCGAGTTCGAGAACTTCAGCGTCTTCAAGCCCAACGAGTACCTCGCGGGCTCGTTGGCCACGCTGCTCGACCAGACCGTGGCGTGGAGCACCGCCCTGCAGTCGGTCCGGAAGGCCCCGGCCGGCGTGTGA
- a CDS encoding LysR family transcriptional regulator translates to MPELDLRHLRYLIAVAETGSITRAAGRLTITQPALSRAVRALERTVGVPLFVRGSRSTELTDAGRTLLAEAYTIVDRSRAALDRARVSARAETLSVTVPACDVRAVAAVSRSFEKAHPDVTVDLKPYDGASRPDELRAGRADVAFLRDCFDRRDIVADEVAREPRMVLLPVGHPLASAERLTLADLRDEPVPYWSGMSSADADHWAGAGAHRGRSGPRAETALEMLAAVVLGRAVAFAHGSTLQGTAIPGVLVRPVEGLAPSRLDIALPAHTATRAAKEFVDHAHAMSWEHGAA, encoded by the coding sequence TTCGCTACCTCATCGCGGTGGCCGAGACCGGAAGCATCACGCGTGCGGCCGGGCGTCTCACGATCACCCAGCCGGCCCTGTCCAGAGCGGTGCGCGCGCTGGAGCGCACGGTGGGCGTCCCGTTGTTCGTTCGCGGGTCCCGGTCGACCGAGTTGACCGACGCGGGACGGACGTTGCTCGCGGAGGCCTACACGATCGTCGACCGGTCCCGCGCAGCGCTCGACCGGGCCCGCGTCTCGGCTCGGGCCGAGACGCTGAGCGTGACCGTCCCGGCCTGTGACGTGAGGGCCGTCGCGGCGGTGAGCAGGTCGTTCGAGAAGGCCCACCCGGACGTCACGGTCGACCTGAAGCCCTACGACGGCGCGTCGCGGCCCGACGAACTTCGGGCCGGCCGGGCCGACGTCGCGTTCCTCCGGGACTGTTTCGATCGGCGTGACATCGTCGCCGACGAGGTCGCGCGGGAGCCACGCATGGTGCTGTTGCCGGTCGGGCATCCGCTCGCGAGCGCCGAGCGGCTCACCCTCGCCGATCTTCGGGACGAGCCGGTCCCCTACTGGTCCGGCATGTCGTCCGCGGACGCCGACCACTGGGCCGGCGCGGGCGCGCACCGCGGCCGGTCCGGTCCCCGGGCGGAGACCGCGCTCGAGATGCTCGCCGCCGTCGTGCTGGGCCGGGCCGTCGCGTTCGCGCACGGGTCGACGCTGCAGGGGACGGCGATCCCGGGTGTGCTGGTCCGCCCGGTCGAGGGACTGGCGCCGAGCCGCCTGGACATCGCGCTGCCGGCGCACACCGCCACCCGGGCCGCGAAAGAGTTCGTCGACCACGCGCACGCCATGTCCTGGGAGCATGGCGCGGCCTGA
- a CDS encoding serine hydrolase domain-containing protein — protein sequence MGPDELATKLTELIDRHGIPGAQLAVLDGDTITEVAAGVLSLRTGARAGTDALFLPGSIGKLYTASLVLMLVDEGLVELDAPVRRYLTDFQVADKDARDTVTIRNLLSHTSGFDGDVFLDTGRGDDALRRYIDRIADLPQICPPGTLWSYSNSGYAILGRVVEVIIGVPFEEALRTRLFEPLGLRHTVAFPEDAILHPVAVGHVPDPDDPSSLTVSTTWGLFRSCGPMGASIVASAGDVLEFVRLHLRGGVAADGTRLLSADAVAGMQARQIDLVDDTVLGDGWGLGWILDRWGEVGVIGHDGNSIGQNAFLRVAPDQRFGFCLQTNVESALGLYRELAAWLFGERLGVGPRPDPGQLRSSAVADPARYVGTYERAGFRVEVAEAEESSLVASFVPTRTGPDVEALPPMVDLPLKPTTREDGFLLKLPIADAALLAAFFNPDQPDGRPTYVHFGGRAHRRTD from the coding sequence ATGGGTCCGGACGAGCTCGCGACGAAACTGACCGAGCTGATCGACCGGCACGGGATACCCGGGGCGCAGCTCGCCGTCCTCGACGGCGACACGATCACCGAGGTCGCCGCCGGCGTGCTGAGCCTGCGAACGGGCGCCCGGGCCGGCACCGACGCCCTGTTCCTGCCCGGGTCGATCGGCAAGCTGTACACAGCGTCCCTGGTGCTGATGCTCGTCGACGAGGGGCTGGTGGAACTGGACGCCCCGGTTCGGCGGTACCTCACCGATTTCCAGGTCGCCGACAAGGACGCGCGGGACACCGTGACGATCCGCAACCTGTTAAGCCACACCAGCGGCTTCGACGGAGACGTCTTCCTCGACACCGGCCGCGGCGACGACGCCCTGCGGCGCTACATCGACCGGATCGCCGATCTTCCGCAGATCTGCCCGCCCGGCACGCTCTGGAGCTACAGCAACAGCGGGTACGCGATCCTCGGCCGCGTGGTCGAGGTGATCATCGGCGTCCCGTTCGAGGAAGCCCTGCGCACCCGTCTGTTCGAGCCGCTCGGCCTGCGGCACACGGTCGCCTTTCCCGAGGACGCGATCCTGCACCCGGTCGCCGTCGGACACGTTCCCGACCCGGACGATCCCTCGTCGCTGACGGTGAGCACGACCTGGGGGTTGTTCCGGTCCTGCGGCCCGATGGGGGCGTCGATCGTGGCCAGCGCGGGCGACGTGCTGGAGTTCGTCCGCCTGCACCTGCGCGGCGGCGTGGCGGCCGACGGCACCCGGCTGCTGTCCGCCGACGCGGTCGCCGGCATGCAGGCCCGGCAGATCGACCTCGTCGACGACACCGTCCTGGGCGACGGGTGGGGCCTCGGCTGGATCCTGGACCGGTGGGGCGAGGTCGGGGTCATCGGTCACGACGGCAACTCGATCGGCCAGAACGCGTTCCTGCGGGTCGCCCCCGACCAGCGGTTCGGGTTCTGCCTGCAGACGAACGTGGAGAGCGCCCTGGGCCTCTACCGGGAGCTGGCCGCGTGGCTGTTCGGCGAACGACTCGGCGTCGGCCCCCGGCCCGACCCCGGACAACTCCGCTCCTCCGCCGTCGCCGACCCGGCCCGGTACGTCGGGACGTACGAACGCGCGGGCTTCCGCGTGGAGGTGGCCGAGGCCGAGGAGTCGAGTCTGGTCGCCTCGTTCGTCCCGACCCGCACCGGGCCGGACGTGGAGGCCCTGCCGCCGATGGTCGACCTGCCGCTGAAGCCGACCACCCGCGAGGACGGTTTCCTGCTGAAACTTCCGATCGCCGACGCCGCGCTGCTGGCGGCCTTCTTCAACCCCGATCAACCGGACGGCCGACCGACCTACGTGCACTTCGGTGGCCGCGCCCACCGGCGCACCGACTGA
- a CDS encoding dienelactone hydrolase family protein, which produces MKLIEERIVVPGEINAAVLRPVGDGPWPGVLLYTDIFQLTESTLRTARRLAAEGFLVCLPEIYPHGPLAGVALEFDDAGKQAGLDGAAARTTADFDADRVAVLDHLAARPDVSTLAVTGFCLGGHLAFRAAFDPRVEATVCFYPTGLHNGALGADTADSLARAADVRGRLMIVFGSRDPHVPAEARLATITQLYAAGLTDLELHVYQGGEHAFMRDVGARYDPELTDLALASAVSFFRGR; this is translated from the coding sequence GTGAAGCTGATCGAGGAACGAATCGTCGTGCCCGGCGAGATCAACGCGGCCGTCCTGCGCCCCGTCGGGGACGGCCCCTGGCCGGGGGTGCTGCTCTACACGGACATCTTCCAGCTGACCGAGTCGACCCTGCGTACCGCGCGCCGGTTGGCCGCGGAGGGGTTCCTGGTGTGCCTGCCGGAGATCTACCCGCACGGGCCCCTGGCCGGGGTGGCGCTGGAGTTCGACGACGCGGGCAAGCAGGCCGGGCTGGACGGTGCCGCCGCCCGGACGACCGCGGACTTCGACGCCGACCGCGTCGCGGTCCTGGATCACCTCGCGGCCCGCCCGGACGTGTCCACGCTCGCCGTGACCGGCTTCTGTCTCGGTGGTCACCTCGCGTTCCGGGCCGCCTTCGATCCCCGGGTCGAGGCAACGGTCTGCTTCTACCCCACCGGCCTGCACAACGGTGCTCTCGGCGCCGACACCGCCGACAGCCTCGCCCGGGCCGCCGACGTCCGGGGCCGCCTGATGATCGTGTTCGGCTCGCGCGACCCGCACGTCCCGGCCGAGGCCCGCCTGGCCACGATCACGCAGCTGTACGCGGCCGGTCTGACCGATCTGGAGCTGCACGTGTACCAGGGCGGCGAACACGCGTTCATGCGTGACGTCGGCGCACGGTACGACCCCGAGCTGACCGATCTGGCGCTCGCGTCGGCGGTCTCGTTCTTCCGGGGCCGCTAG
- a CDS encoding TIGR03564 family F420-dependent LLM class oxidoreductase — protein sequence MYIGLALNDFGLSLPEVAEQARAAAKVGLSGVWLSQLAGRDALTTVALAGHDVPGIELGTAVVPTYPRHPLTLAAQALTVQEAVGGRLTLGVGVSHRPIVEGQFGYSFDRSARHLREYLSALVPLLHGESVEVRGETLTAVGAVGVPLAAAPSVLVGALGPAMLRVAGELTDGTVVTWATPAALSDYVVPEISKAAGARTPRVVTAVPVGLTSHPEELRGWAAENFAMVAQLPSYRAILDRGGAAGPQDTVVAGDETTVERELRRHLDAGATDIVAILLGSGADRTRTIEFLAALT from the coding sequence ATGTACATCGGACTTGCCCTCAACGATTTCGGACTGTCGCTGCCGGAGGTCGCCGAGCAGGCCCGGGCCGCGGCGAAGGTCGGCCTGTCCGGGGTCTGGCTGAGCCAGCTGGCCGGCCGGGACGCGCTGACCACCGTGGCGTTGGCCGGGCACGACGTACCGGGCATCGAGCTGGGGACAGCGGTCGTCCCGACCTACCCCCGGCACCCGCTGACGCTGGCCGCGCAGGCGCTGACCGTGCAGGAAGCCGTCGGTGGCCGGTTGACGCTCGGAGTCGGCGTCAGCCACCGGCCGATCGTCGAAGGCCAGTTCGGCTACTCCTTCGACCGTTCGGCCCGCCACCTGCGGGAGTATCTGTCCGCGCTGGTCCCGCTGCTCCACGGCGAGAGCGTCGAGGTCCGCGGCGAGACGCTGACCGCGGTCGGAGCGGTCGGGGTGCCGCTGGCCGCCGCGCCGTCGGTCCTCGTCGGTGCGCTCGGCCCGGCCATGCTGCGGGTGGCCGGCGAGCTGACCGACGGTACGGTCGTCACCTGGGCCACGCCCGCCGCGCTGTCCGACTACGTCGTGCCGGAAATCAGCAAGGCGGCGGGCGCTCGGACGCCGCGCGTGGTCACGGCGGTGCCGGTCGGCCTCACGTCGCACCCGGAGGAACTACGCGGCTGGGCCGCCGAGAACTTCGCGATGGTCGCGCAGCTGCCCAGCTACCGCGCGATCCTCGACCGCGGTGGCGCCGCCGGGCCGCAGGACACGGTCGTCGCCGGTGACGAGACGACAGTCGAACGAGAACTCCGGCGACACCTCGACGCCGGTGCGACCGACATCGTCGCGATCCTGCTGGGATCGGGAGCGGACCGCACTCGCACGATCGAGTTCCTCGCTGCCCTGACCTGA
- a CDS encoding fructosamine kinase family protein encodes MTGRLPDRLAAAGLAPLDVRPTGEGFAAVSALVTLADTREVFAKTFATRPDGDVFAREVEGLEALRGAGLTTPDVVHRDEDLLVLSPLRPRADTESFWEHLAHDLARMHRTTVSDRFGWPHDNWLGSMRQHNTWHDDGFTFFAERRVLRWLPEPRVAAKLDATDRAALERLCAALPDLRPASPACLTHGDFWTQNVLATAGGRPAVIDPAVSNTWADVDLAHLWSTPHPPEAERFFPVYAELTGAEPGWTDRLAYVQLRQHLALMAMFDDDWGSTEAVRSLVAPFRRTGLSRSGPGA; translated from the coding sequence GTGACGGGGCGGCTGCCGGACCGGCTCGCCGCGGCCGGACTGGCGCCGCTCGACGTCCGCCCGACCGGCGAGGGCTTCGCGGCGGTGTCGGCTCTCGTCACGCTCGCGGACACGCGTGAGGTGTTCGCGAAGACGTTCGCCACGCGGCCGGACGGTGACGTCTTCGCGCGGGAGGTCGAGGGCCTGGAGGCGCTGCGCGGTGCGGGGCTCACGACGCCCGACGTGGTGCACCGCGACGAGGACCTGCTCGTACTGTCGCCGCTGCGACCGCGTGCGGACACCGAGTCGTTCTGGGAACACCTGGCGCACGACCTGGCGCGGATGCACCGGACGACGGTCAGCGACCGGTTCGGCTGGCCCCACGACAACTGGCTCGGGTCGATGCGCCAGCACAACACCTGGCACGACGACGGGTTCACGTTCTTCGCCGAACGCCGTGTGCTGCGTTGGCTGCCGGAGCCGCGCGTCGCCGCGAAGCTCGACGCCACCGACCGCGCCGCGCTCGAACGGCTGTGCGCGGCGCTGCCGGACCTCCGGCCCGCGAGCCCCGCCTGCCTGACGCACGGCGACTTCTGGACCCAGAACGTCCTCGCCACCGCCGGCGGCCGACCGGCCGTGATCGACCCGGCGGTCTCCAACACCTGGGCCGACGTCGACCTCGCGCACCTGTGGTCGACCCCGCACCCGCCGGAGGCCGAGCGCTTCTTCCCCGTCTACGCCGAGCTGACCGGCGCGGAACCGGGCTGGACCGACCGCCTGGCCTACGTGCAGCTGCGTCAGCATCTCGCGCTGATGGCGATGTTCGACGACGACTGGGGCTCCACCGAAGCCGTCCGCAGCCTCGTCGCCCCGTTCCGCCGGACTGGCCTATCCCGCTCCGGGCCGGGCGCGTGA
- a CDS encoding SAM-dependent methyltransferase, translating to MTDPAIDVTRPSSARVWNYLLEGKDNFAVDRELGEALRSANPAIAAVAQAQRRFLIQAVTHLAGEVGIRQFLDVGTGLPTADNTHEVAQRVAPASRVVYVDNDPLVLAHARALLTSSAEGKTAYIDSDVQDPERILRDAAGTLDFREPVALTMIGILGNVADYDEARSIVERLLAAVPSGSYLAVSDGTSTSAQSVESQRVAKQSGHPYNLRTPDEIAGYFEGLELLEPGVVPTSQWRPQPGADAEALDVYCAVGRKP from the coding sequence ATGACCGATCCCGCCATCGACGTCACCCGGCCGAGCAGCGCGCGCGTGTGGAACTACCTGCTGGAGGGCAAGGACAACTTCGCCGTCGACCGGGAGCTGGGGGAGGCGCTGCGCTCGGCGAACCCGGCGATCGCGGCGGTCGCGCAGGCCCAGCGCCGGTTCCTCATCCAGGCGGTCACGCACCTGGCCGGCGAGGTGGGCATCCGGCAGTTCCTCGACGTCGGCACCGGCCTCCCGACGGCCGACAACACCCACGAGGTCGCGCAGCGCGTGGCCCCGGCGTCGCGGGTCGTGTACGTCGACAACGACCCGCTCGTACTCGCCCACGCCCGGGCGCTGCTGACCAGCTCGGCCGAGGGGAAGACCGCGTACATCGACTCCGACGTGCAGGACCCGGAGCGGATCCTGCGCGACGCCGCCGGGACGCTCGACTTCCGCGAGCCGGTGGCGCTGACGATGATCGGCATCCTGGGCAACGTCGCCGACTACGACGAGGCCCGCTCGATCGTCGAGCGGCTGCTCGCCGCCGTGCCGTCGGGCAGCTACCTGGCCGTGAGCGACGGGACGAGCACCAGCGCGCAGAGCGTCGAGAGCCAGCGGGTCGCCAAGCAGAGCGGCCACCCGTACAACCTGCGCACGCCCGACGAGATCGCCGGCTACTTCGAAGGGCTGGAGCTGCTCGAGCCGGGTGTGGTGCCGACCTCGCAGTGGCGGCCGCAGCCGGGAGCGGACGCGGAGGCCCTCGACGTCTACTGCGCGGTGGGCCGCAAACCGTGA
- a CDS encoding GGDEF domain-containing protein codes for MRGPREVANGGVAAARRLTALDVIRGDRVLALAVALGAAFVVVHALLAAFGGPALRSLADALASVVLLVTFGLMLTAARGRRVRQGTGRIWLLFALSTALAAGGWAAWKGFAPIADAFFVAAAAVAIVGFLAALHPDHRSGRFWLGFDLVLVAAGAGALGWRLFLDAGLDPAVASDRTTAIVYPICGLATVLFLVPMGVFGGRRLPASLTLVGWAHVVAAACGCLTLVAGISGRFDPADPVLASAYQAPVVLLALGALTAIRSPESEGVHFPVGRDVTMLPSLVAAGAAVIGLVLVDAKTTGVQVPLLVAGLVVIGLLTRLALVVRDRTRLADQLAEALAEQQRLAITDPLTGLSNRRYFEQSLATEVVRARRNKRPLSLVVLDLDHFKQINDRHGHPAGDAALVQVGTLLQVITRDSDVVARYGGEEFVWLLPDTDEEGAAAMAERLRGTLASHPVALPSGDPLWITGSLGVASARETIDATVLTASADEAMYRAKSEGRNRVVRATAPHGSSGPGSPAAPEPGSHGGEGADRGVPDAGEPRRGRGEPGAVRR; via the coding sequence ATGCGGGGACCACGAGAGGTCGCGAACGGCGGTGTGGCCGCCGCCAGACGGCTGACGGCGCTGGACGTGATCCGCGGCGACCGCGTCCTGGCCCTCGCGGTGGCGCTCGGCGCCGCGTTCGTCGTCGTCCACGCGCTTCTCGCCGCGTTCGGCGGGCCGGCCCTGCGCTCGCTCGCGGACGCCCTCGCGTCGGTCGTCCTCCTCGTGACCTTCGGGCTGATGCTCACCGCCGCCCGGGGCCGCCGCGTGCGCCAGGGGACCGGCCGGATCTGGCTGCTGTTCGCCTTGTCGACGGCGCTCGCCGCGGGTGGCTGGGCGGCATGGAAGGGGTTCGCGCCGATCGCGGACGCGTTCTTCGTCGCGGCGGCGGCCGTCGCGATCGTCGGCTTCCTCGCCGCGCTCCACCCCGACCACCGCTCCGGGCGGTTCTGGCTCGGCTTCGACCTCGTGCTGGTCGCGGCGGGCGCGGGTGCGCTGGGCTGGCGCCTGTTCCTGGACGCGGGGCTGGACCCCGCGGTCGCCTCCGACCGCACGACCGCGATCGTGTACCCGATCTGCGGGCTGGCCACGGTGCTGTTCCTGGTGCCGATGGGCGTCTTCGGCGGACGGCGGTTGCCCGCGTCGCTGACGCTCGTCGGCTGGGCGCACGTCGTCGCCGCGGCCTGCGGGTGCCTGACGCTCGTCGCCGGGATCAGCGGGCGGTTCGACCCGGCCGACCCGGTGCTCGCCAGCGCCTACCAGGCCCCGGTCGTGCTCCTGGCGCTCGGCGCGCTGACCGCGATCCGTTCCCCGGAGTCCGAAGGCGTCCACTTCCCGGTCGGCCGCGACGTGACGATGCTGCCGTCGCTGGTCGCGGCCGGCGCCGCGGTGATCGGCCTGGTGCTCGTCGACGCCAAGACCACCGGCGTGCAGGTTCCGCTGCTGGTCGCCGGCCTGGTGGTGATCGGCCTGCTCACCCGGCTGGCGCTGGTGGTGCGCGACCGGACACGGCTGGCCGACCAGCTGGCCGAGGCGCTCGCCGAGCAGCAGCGGCTGGCGATCACCGACCCGCTGACCGGGTTGTCGAACCGGCGGTACTTCGAGCAGTCGCTGGCCACCGAGGTGGTGCGGGCCCGGCGCAACAAGCGGCCGCTGAGCCTCGTGGTGCTCGACCTGGACCACTTCAAGCAGATCAACGACCGGCACGGCCACCCCGCCGGCGACGCCGCGCTCGTCCAGGTCGGGACGCTGCTGCAGGTCATCACCCGAGACTCCGACGTCGTCGCCCGCTACGGCGGCGAGGAGTTCGTCTGGCTGCTGCCCGACACCGACGAGGAGGGCGCCGCCGCGATGGCCGAGCGCCTGCGCGGGACGCTGGCGTCGCACCCGGTGGCGCTGCCCAGCGGCGACCCGCTCTGGATCACCGGCTCGCTCGGCGTGGCCTCGGCCCGCGAGACGATCGACGCCACCGTGCTGACCGCGTCCGCGGACGAGGCGATGTACCGGGCGAAGAGCGAGGGGCGCAACCGGGTGGTGCGGGCCACGGCGCCGCACGGCTCGTCGGGGCCCGGGTCGCCGGCGGCTCCGGAGCCGGGGTCACACGGCGGCGAAGGCGCGGACCGGGGTGTTCCCGACGCCGGTGAGCCGCGGCGGGGCCGCGGTGAACCGGGCGCCGTGCGGCGGTAG
- a CDS encoding NUDIX domain-containing protein — MVPDYTATLPAKRSAAAVLFTDGDGRVLLVEPTYKPDWEIPGGTVERNESPRAAAAREIEEELGLRVAPGRLLVVDWVPPRGTRTEGLMFVFAGEFPGDAVVRLPPDELRSWAWCGPDEVDTRMAPQLARRVRAASRALATGHTLYLEFGETEPDVQKR, encoded by the coding sequence ATGGTTCCGGACTACACCGCGACGCTTCCGGCCAAGCGCAGCGCGGCGGCCGTGCTGTTCACCGACGGGGACGGGCGGGTGTTGCTGGTCGAACCCACCTACAAACCGGACTGGGAGATCCCCGGCGGCACGGTCGAGCGGAACGAGTCCCCGCGCGCGGCGGCGGCGCGCGAGATCGAGGAGGAGCTCGGGCTGCGCGTCGCACCGGGCCGGTTGCTGGTCGTGGACTGGGTACCGCCCCGGGGAACCCGCACCGAGGGGTTGATGTTCGTCTTCGCCGGTGAGTTCCCCGGCGACGCCGTGGTCCGCCTGCCGCCCGACGAGCTGCGGTCGTGGGCGTGGTGCGGCCCGGACGAGGTCGACACCCGGATGGCACCGCAGTTGGCCCGGCGGGTGCGGGCCGCGTCCCGGGCGCTCGCGACCGGCCACACCCTCTACCTCGAGTTCGGCGAGACTGAACCCGACGTACAGAAACGCTGA